A single genomic interval of Aureliella helgolandensis harbors:
- a CDS encoding class I SAM-dependent rRNA methyltransferase, with protein MQALPQLILNSRNAGNFTGHHPWVLNRSIIEPTSAVAAGQAVELVTSSGQWIGRGIYNPASRIRVRLYQWDANLNLDSAWVLGQVERAVNLRQHWLQSHQALTAVRLVNSEGDGLSGLIVDQFGDYIVVQVTALAMLGWLDEIVAWLQERFHPQGIFLRTDAKTASNEGMEPRDELLRGAAPESLVELVENDVRVGIDLTSGQKTGYYLDQRANRLRAARWVQAGEMLDVCCYLGGFSLAACRWGQPTKVTAVDSSAKALEQAQQNAHLNGFAQIEFQKADCFDYLEQTVATGKKFQTIVLDPPRMAGNRNQVPAALRAYHRLNLSAVNLLQPGGILITCSCSGRVGREDFVGMLGSVAKRSRRRIQILENTGADVDHPVDVNCPETEYLKCLICQVI; from the coding sequence ATGCAAGCCCTACCCCAACTAATCCTTAATTCTCGCAACGCCGGAAATTTTACGGGGCATCATCCCTGGGTCCTCAATCGTTCCATTATTGAGCCGACATCCGCAGTTGCGGCGGGACAAGCGGTGGAACTCGTGACATCATCTGGGCAGTGGATCGGCCGTGGAATCTACAATCCGGCCAGTCGAATTCGGGTGCGATTGTATCAGTGGGATGCCAACCTGAATCTCGATTCTGCCTGGGTTCTCGGGCAGGTCGAGCGTGCGGTCAACCTGCGGCAGCATTGGCTACAGAGTCACCAGGCGTTGACTGCCGTCCGGCTCGTCAATAGTGAGGGAGATGGGTTGAGCGGCTTGATCGTCGACCAGTTCGGTGACTATATCGTCGTTCAGGTAACCGCGTTGGCCATGCTGGGGTGGTTGGATGAAATCGTGGCCTGGCTGCAAGAGCGCTTTCATCCGCAGGGGATCTTCCTACGCACGGATGCGAAGACAGCCAGCAACGAGGGAATGGAGCCGCGTGATGAATTGCTACGTGGCGCCGCACCGGAGTCGTTGGTGGAATTGGTGGAGAACGACGTGCGGGTGGGGATCGATCTAACTTCGGGCCAAAAGACCGGTTACTACCTAGATCAACGTGCGAACCGCTTGCGGGCAGCCCGCTGGGTCCAAGCAGGGGAAATGCTGGACGTGTGTTGTTATTTGGGCGGTTTTTCTTTGGCGGCGTGCCGCTGGGGCCAGCCGACCAAGGTTACCGCCGTGGACAGCAGCGCCAAGGCGCTCGAGCAAGCGCAGCAAAATGCTCATCTCAACGGCTTTGCTCAGATTGAATTTCAGAAGGCAGATTGCTTTGACTATCTTGAGCAAACGGTCGCGACGGGGAAGAAATTCCAGACGATCGTCCTCGACCCCCCGCGTATGGCTGGCAACCGCAACCAGGTGCCTGCAGCACTGCGAGCCTACCACCGCCTAAATCTGTCTGCGGTGAATCTTCTACAGCCCGGGGGTATCTTGATTACCTGCAGTTGCTCGGGCCGCGTCGGTCGCGAAGATTTCGTGGGCATGCTCGGCTCGGTAGCGAAGCGAAGTCGACGAAGAATTCAGATCCTGGAGAATACGGGAGCGGACGTCGACCACCCCGTCGATGTGAATTGTCCAGAAACCGAATATCTCAAGTGCCTGATTTGCCAAGTCATTTAG
- a CDS encoding DUF1549 and DUF1553 domain-containing protein: protein MSRFLWLVWISFVSSTVAAEPAGGILTGEAVQVALPPIYQRFAPRALPTSSDKELTPEELQGSGPVTEEVPDFQRHVSPLLGRLGCNGRACHGSFQGQGGFGLSLFGYDFVADYKALLEDGAARVDLEDKLESFVLTKPVSAEDHGGGERFAVGSWEYWVLRKWIEADAPFDTQEVQHLEHLHVSPAELWFGRAGDQQQVRVVAEWADGSREDVTALCRFHSNDDAIADVNAEGLVTGGEAGDTHVVVSYDNAVVPILALRPVTSDSGKPQQLVQTEARTEVDRHIAVKLQKLGMRPSALCTDEEFLRRASLDAIGTLPSAAEVLAFTADESADKRQQKVEELLERPGYAAQWTTFLCDITGNNDDQLRNFLPQSVRVENQWYQWVLKRVRDNVPYDQLVEGIVTANSRQPDESYVEYCEVMSELCRDSSGAGFAERPGLVHYWARNNFRTAEEQAIGFAYSFLGVRIQCAQCHKHPFDQWSKQDFEQFQGLFGAVQARQNTLAPDSKRSFAKMLTSLDVDRELKGNLLRRELSKLLVDGETIPFPELTVNTQSAANRRAKAKGRGKPVEPPKAKLLGGEWVELDGSDAREQLMAWLRSEENPYFSKAFANRVWAQYFGVGIVDPPDDLSLANAPSNGPLLEHLASGFRESGFDMKWLHREILNSDAYQRSWQPNESNAEDRHNFSHSLLRRLPAEATHDAVRTALANDALGKKVAELEMPRALTVAGASPRSLAKTDSTSYTLSVFGRSVRESNCDCDRSSESSLLQTVFLLNDTAVHEWLEDPATSWAAAVARKYGWQITGAGPANAARQERFEKLIESFGKQMDRMQQQMQQARARGQQQQVKLLRERRDALMGKAEQIAKRNGLEDELERVLASSTVEIPERGQPKPVNAAITDEQAEWIVENAYLRTVSRQPKPEEQSVAMNFLRTGDDPVEAVQALMWSLVNTKEFILNH, encoded by the coding sequence ATGAGCCGATTTCTGTGGCTGGTGTGGATCAGCTTCGTGTCCAGTACTGTGGCCGCCGAGCCAGCGGGTGGAATACTTACGGGAGAGGCCGTGCAGGTTGCTCTACCACCGATCTATCAGAGGTTTGCACCACGAGCACTGCCAACTTCCTCAGATAAAGAGCTGACTCCGGAGGAGCTTCAGGGCAGTGGCCCAGTCACGGAAGAAGTGCCTGACTTCCAACGCCATGTGTCCCCTTTGCTGGGGCGTTTGGGCTGCAATGGTCGCGCTTGCCACGGCTCGTTTCAAGGGCAGGGGGGATTCGGACTCTCCCTGTTTGGATACGATTTTGTCGCGGATTACAAAGCCCTATTGGAGGATGGAGCGGCCCGTGTCGACCTCGAGGACAAGTTGGAGAGTTTTGTTTTAACGAAGCCGGTTAGCGCAGAAGATCATGGTGGGGGCGAGCGCTTTGCGGTTGGAAGCTGGGAGTACTGGGTCTTGCGCAAGTGGATCGAGGCTGATGCTCCTTTCGATACGCAAGAGGTGCAGCATTTAGAACATTTGCACGTTTCTCCAGCAGAACTTTGGTTCGGAAGAGCAGGGGATCAGCAGCAGGTCCGTGTGGTTGCAGAGTGGGCGGATGGTAGTCGCGAGGATGTGACGGCGCTGTGCCGATTTCATTCCAACGACGATGCGATCGCGGACGTCAATGCTGAAGGCTTGGTGACAGGTGGAGAGGCGGGGGATACGCATGTTGTGGTCTCTTACGACAATGCAGTAGTACCCATTCTGGCGCTGCGGCCCGTGACAAGTGACTCTGGCAAACCGCAGCAACTCGTGCAAACCGAGGCGCGAACGGAAGTGGATCGGCATATCGCCGTCAAACTACAGAAGCTGGGAATGCGGCCCTCCGCATTGTGCACCGACGAAGAGTTTTTGCGGCGCGCATCGCTGGATGCGATTGGCACGCTTCCCAGTGCTGCGGAGGTGTTGGCATTCACTGCCGATGAATCGGCTGACAAGAGGCAGCAGAAAGTTGAAGAATTGCTGGAGCGACCTGGATACGCGGCTCAGTGGACCACGTTTCTCTGCGACATTACCGGTAATAATGACGATCAGCTTCGCAATTTTTTGCCGCAATCGGTGCGTGTCGAAAACCAATGGTACCAGTGGGTTTTGAAACGCGTCCGGGATAATGTGCCCTACGACCAACTGGTCGAGGGAATCGTTACAGCCAACAGCCGCCAGCCGGATGAGTCGTATGTTGAGTACTGCGAGGTGATGAGCGAGTTGTGTCGCGATTCTTCGGGAGCTGGATTCGCTGAGCGACCAGGGTTGGTGCACTATTGGGCGCGGAATAATTTTCGCACGGCGGAAGAGCAAGCCATCGGTTTTGCTTACTCTTTCTTGGGCGTACGCATTCAGTGTGCGCAGTGCCACAAGCATCCGTTTGACCAGTGGTCCAAGCAGGATTTTGAGCAGTTTCAAGGTCTCTTTGGCGCTGTGCAGGCTCGCCAGAATACGTTGGCTCCCGATAGCAAACGAAGTTTTGCAAAAATGCTCACTTCGCTCGATGTCGATAGGGAGCTCAAGGGCAATTTGCTACGACGTGAATTGAGCAAGTTGTTGGTCGATGGCGAAACTATTCCCTTTCCCGAATTGACGGTCAATACGCAATCGGCGGCGAACCGTAGGGCCAAGGCAAAAGGGAGAGGCAAGCCCGTGGAGCCTCCTAAGGCAAAATTGCTGGGAGGCGAGTGGGTCGAATTGGATGGAAGCGATGCACGAGAGCAGTTGATGGCTTGGTTGCGATCGGAAGAGAATCCCTATTTTTCCAAGGCGTTTGCCAATCGTGTGTGGGCCCAATACTTTGGAGTCGGCATCGTTGATCCACCCGATGATTTGAGTCTCGCCAATGCGCCTAGCAATGGCCCATTGCTGGAGCATTTGGCCAGTGGCTTTCGCGAGTCTGGATTCGACATGAAGTGGCTGCACCGAGAAATCTTGAATAGCGATGCCTACCAACGCAGCTGGCAACCGAACGAGAGTAATGCAGAGGATAGGCACAATTTTAGCCACAGCTTGCTGAGACGCTTGCCTGCTGAGGCGACGCATGATGCAGTTCGTACGGCCCTAGCGAACGACGCTCTGGGGAAGAAGGTTGCGGAATTGGAGATGCCTCGCGCCCTGACCGTGGCTGGTGCGAGTCCACGCTCTTTGGCGAAGACCGATTCCACCAGCTATACGCTAAGCGTTTTTGGCAGGAGCGTGCGAGAGTCCAACTGCGATTGCGATCGTTCGAGTGAATCCAGTTTGTTGCAGACCGTGTTCCTCCTCAACGATACTGCGGTCCATGAATGGCTGGAGGATCCAGCCACGAGCTGGGCCGCCGCGGTAGCGCGCAAATATGGTTGGCAGATTACAGGGGCTGGACCCGCGAATGCGGCGCGCCAGGAAAGATTTGAGAAGCTGATCGAATCGTTTGGCAAGCAGATGGACCGCATGCAGCAGCAGATGCAACAAGCTCGAGCACGCGGGCAACAGCAGCAGGTCAAGCTGCTTCGCGAGCGGCGTGATGCGCTAATGGGCAAAGCGGAACAGATTGCCAAGAGAAATGGTTTGGAGGATGAGTTGGAGCGAGTGTTAGCTTCCTCAACGGTTGAAATTCCCGAGAGGGGGCAACCCAAGCCCGTAAATGCAGCGATCACTGATGAACAGGCGGAGTGGATTGTCGAGAACGCGTACCTGCGAACCGTTAGTAGGCAGCCTAAGCCAGAAGAGCAGAGCGTGGCCATGAATTTCCTGCGGACCGGTGACGACCCGGTCGAGGCCGTTCAAGCGCTGATGTGGAGCTTGGTCAACACGAAAGAGTTTATTCTCAATCACTAA
- a CDS encoding bifunctional uridylyltransferase/uridylyl-removing protein GlnD — translation MPVIGGLPAAVIQSRKRLDEGRQKLRAQHDSGSPGLHVCVRLTDLVDSIVLDLFDLALEQSGMANSSGAFSLVAHGGYGRRDVAPFSDVDLMLLHSKSVATEAVSVARLLSQWIVDSGCQLGFSLRTPQQSWKLAWSDATVFSSLAESRLMAGSTELFATYIRGLRQGARRRSQKLIRKVEHARFEERRKYGETVFLLEPNIKRSRGGLRDIQLMRWIGFAKFGECDIERLAQLGHITPEDHQALRRGYQYLLRLRNQMHFTAGKSQDQLDRALQIRLAEWSGFEGEEGILPVEQFMKQYFEHTSEIRYSSAHFANSAKWQSPIAKSIEHTVAFPVRRDYRVGWRHVWATKSGLERLKRDPAAVLELMSVSSLFDKPIEHTTWREIRAAMLTRQAGDIDDVTIQRFMELLSSSGNLADQLRRLHELRVLEQIIPGMTHARCLLQFNQYHKYTVDAHSIQAVDCVTDLESDESLLGIMYRGLKNKAILHLALLIHDLGKGFAEDHSEVGRRIAAKTADRLCLSAQDKETLEFLVHQHLLLAHTAFRYDLSDNRAAVKFASVVGSSERLQLLLLLTYADLASVGPDVVNQWKVDLLLQLYYQTDSHFRDDKPGEGFRGEITSRREAILHAVPANINPGKDWWKGQIDALPIGYLMRTPPHLAVSELANLLELEHKPSLTWGRYIESQQAVEYTIATRQTGRPIGAFHRITGVISSLGMQINAADIHTQPGDIAWDRFLVEDQEYEGAPPQSRIDLVCQKINQSLNPESPAVPNFPMKWSSRGSKNSESLEIQPTQVRFDNSTSESHTIITLFAYDRLGLLYSVSKALFEMELILQFAKISTHLDQVVDVFYVTDMNHAKIEESTHLYMIRQRLLQAARSPLKSLKGS, via the coding sequence ATGCCCGTAATAGGTGGCTTGCCAGCGGCAGTCATCCAATCGCGAAAACGGCTCGACGAAGGCCGACAAAAGCTCCGCGCCCAACACGATTCAGGTTCGCCCGGCCTGCATGTGTGCGTGCGTTTGACCGATTTGGTGGACTCGATCGTACTCGACCTTTTCGATCTGGCTCTAGAACAGTCTGGCATGGCGAACTCCAGTGGCGCATTTTCACTGGTTGCCCATGGAGGCTATGGTCGGCGCGACGTGGCCCCCTTCTCCGATGTCGACCTGATGCTGCTGCATTCCAAGTCCGTGGCCACCGAAGCGGTCTCGGTGGCTCGACTGCTGAGCCAATGGATTGTTGATTCGGGTTGCCAACTCGGCTTCTCACTCCGAACCCCACAGCAATCCTGGAAGCTCGCCTGGTCCGACGCAACCGTCTTCAGCTCCCTGGCGGAAAGCCGCCTGATGGCTGGCAGCACGGAACTGTTTGCGACCTATATTCGCGGACTCCGCCAAGGCGCTCGCCGACGGAGTCAAAAGCTCATCCGCAAGGTGGAACACGCTCGATTTGAGGAGCGTCGCAAGTACGGTGAGACGGTCTTTCTCCTCGAGCCCAACATCAAACGCTCACGGGGAGGACTGCGAGACATCCAACTCATGCGATGGATCGGCTTTGCGAAGTTCGGCGAATGCGATATCGAACGCTTGGCCCAGTTGGGGCACATCACACCGGAAGATCACCAAGCGCTTCGACGGGGATATCAATACCTGCTGCGACTGCGCAATCAAATGCATTTCACCGCCGGCAAGTCTCAAGATCAACTCGATCGAGCCCTGCAAATACGCCTCGCCGAATGGAGTGGGTTCGAAGGTGAGGAGGGGATTTTGCCGGTTGAGCAGTTTATGAAGCAGTATTTCGAGCACACCAGTGAGATCCGGTATAGCAGCGCGCATTTCGCCAATTCGGCGAAGTGGCAATCTCCCATCGCCAAGTCCATTGAACATACCGTGGCCTTCCCCGTACGTCGCGACTACCGCGTCGGTTGGCGGCATGTGTGGGCCACGAAATCGGGCTTAGAGCGTCTCAAACGCGATCCTGCTGCAGTGCTGGAACTCATGAGTGTTTCGAGCTTGTTCGACAAGCCGATCGAACACACGACATGGCGCGAAATTCGCGCCGCGATGCTGACGCGGCAAGCCGGAGATATCGACGATGTTACCATTCAACGCTTTATGGAACTCCTCTCCAGTTCCGGTAACCTTGCCGATCAACTGCGACGCCTCCACGAACTGCGCGTGCTAGAACAGATCATTCCAGGGATGACCCACGCGCGGTGCCTGCTGCAATTCAACCAGTACCACAAATACACCGTCGACGCTCACTCAATTCAAGCGGTTGATTGCGTCACCGACCTAGAGTCGGACGAATCCCTTCTGGGAATCATGTATCGCGGCCTAAAAAACAAAGCCATCCTGCACTTAGCATTGCTGATTCACGACCTTGGCAAAGGCTTTGCAGAGGATCATAGCGAAGTGGGCCGACGCATTGCCGCCAAAACAGCCGATCGGCTGTGCCTGTCGGCGCAAGACAAGGAGACGCTGGAATTCCTTGTGCACCAACACCTGCTGCTAGCCCACACCGCCTTTCGGTACGACCTGAGCGACAATAGAGCGGCCGTCAAATTCGCCTCGGTGGTTGGCTCCAGCGAACGCCTGCAACTCTTGCTGTTGCTAACCTACGCCGACTTAGCCAGCGTTGGACCCGATGTGGTCAATCAGTGGAAGGTCGACTTGCTACTCCAACTCTACTACCAAACCGATTCGCACTTTCGAGATGATAAACCCGGGGAGGGATTCCGCGGCGAAATCACCTCTCGCCGCGAAGCCATCCTCCATGCAGTCCCCGCCAATATTAACCCTGGTAAGGATTGGTGGAAGGGGCAAATCGATGCACTTCCCATCGGCTACCTAATGCGTACACCACCGCATTTGGCTGTCAGCGAACTGGCCAATCTACTCGAATTGGAGCATAAGCCCTCGCTGACTTGGGGACGCTACATCGAATCGCAACAAGCCGTGGAGTACACGATCGCTACGCGGCAAACGGGCCGTCCCATCGGGGCCTTTCACCGCATCACCGGCGTCATCTCCAGCCTGGGCATGCAAATCAATGCCGCCGACATCCATACACAACCAGGCGATATCGCCTGGGATCGCTTCTTGGTTGAAGACCAAGAATACGAAGGCGCCCCCCCGCAGTCACGGATCGATCTCGTCTGTCAAAAAATCAATCAATCCCTAAATCCCGAGAGCCCCGCCGTTCCCAATTTCCCCATGAAATGGTCCTCGCGAGGCTCCAAGAATTCGGAGTCGCTGGAGATCCAACCCACGCAAGTGCGGTTTGACAACAGCACCTCCGAGAGCCACACCATCATTACCCTGTTCGCCTACGACCGCTTGGGACTTCTCTATTCAGTTTCGAAGGCGCTCTTCGAAATGGAATTAATTTTGCAATTTGCAAAAATTAGTACCCATCTCGATCAGGTCGTCGACGTGTTCTATGTAACCGATATGAATCATGCGAAGATCGAGGAAAGCACACATCTCTACATGATACGTCAACGACTACTCCAAGCCGCTCGCAGCCCTCTGAAGAGCCTCAAAGGCAGCTAG
- a CDS encoding RNA polymerase sigma factor has protein sequence MTADAAPEEPQSTDSTERAWGPRSNPERGSSYGVGAAETSRQIVGELHAELAPQLERIAWALLRDWELARDAVQDTFVLFSEKLDAIPETQRSGWLVRTVQFQAKNLRRKERRQPHRASDQYGAESSWGEQQPSGGTTGAGADPSRSMERLEQVERLQAAIDHLPIEQRQVVLARMAGQQGFAEIAASLKIPLGTALSRMRLALEKLKRSLADES, from the coding sequence TTGACAGCTGATGCGGCCCCCGAGGAGCCACAGTCAACCGATTCGACCGAACGAGCATGGGGACCGCGAAGCAATCCCGAGCGAGGGAGTTCGTATGGTGTCGGTGCGGCGGAGACTTCGCGCCAGATCGTCGGTGAGTTGCACGCGGAATTGGCTCCTCAGTTGGAGAGGATTGCGTGGGCTCTGCTACGAGATTGGGAGCTGGCGCGAGACGCCGTCCAGGATACTTTTGTGCTTTTTTCAGAGAAGCTTGATGCCATTCCCGAAACGCAGCGGTCTGGCTGGCTCGTGAGAACCGTTCAGTTCCAGGCCAAAAATTTACGCCGCAAAGAACGCCGCCAGCCTCACCGCGCTTCTGACCAGTACGGCGCAGAGTCCAGCTGGGGGGAGCAGCAGCCAAGTGGTGGCACGACGGGGGCAGGTGCTGATCCGTCGCGGAGTATGGAGCGGCTTGAGCAAGTGGAGAGGCTGCAGGCAGCTATCGATCATCTGCCGATCGAGCAGCGGCAGGTCGTCTTGGCCCGTATGGCCGGGCAGCAGGGCTTTGCAGAAATTGCAGCCAGTTTGAAAATTCCACTAGGTACCGCATTGTCTCGGATGCGTCTTGCACTTGAGAAACTTAAGAGAAGCTTGGCCGATGAATCCTAA
- a CDS encoding DUF1501 domain-containing protein, with translation MVLHRTCDGRTRRDFLRVGSVAASGLTLANYLKLTHGGEVRQGAPAKAAIFIDLPGGPSHLDSFDPKPQAPSETRGTFQPIATNVPGIQVCEHLPKLAQCADKYTILRGVSHTLAAHRLGQEYVNTGSRPLASLEYPGFGAVVTKELPVAKELPPFVAIPRGSQRAGFLGIQYAPLNTGSSPKAGQPYHVRGISLGEDSTLEEIERRRGLLKGLDQTFSELQESDQLLVGLDRFNQKAFDMITSRQAREAFDISRESPVFAKQFEPENFSQSCLLAIRLIEAGVRFVSLSLGGWDTHTDNFTKLKTQLLPKLDAGLSSLLTGLEQRGLLESTSVMTTGEFGRTPKINTRSAEGGRDHYPRCMFMLMAGGGMLGGQVIGESDATASGPAHEAIKPDDVAASFYHSLGIDPRQEYHTETGRPITLVRDGQVISQLFG, from the coding sequence ATGGTCTTGCATCGTACCTGTGACGGACGGACTCGCCGCGATTTTCTGCGCGTCGGTAGCGTGGCGGCCAGCGGCCTGACTCTGGCGAACTACTTGAAACTCACGCATGGGGGAGAGGTGCGGCAGGGGGCACCGGCCAAAGCCGCAATCTTTATCGATCTGCCGGGTGGGCCATCCCATCTGGATTCGTTCGATCCCAAGCCGCAAGCACCGAGTGAAACGCGTGGTACCTTTCAACCCATCGCCACCAACGTGCCAGGCATCCAGGTTTGCGAGCACTTGCCGAAGTTGGCGCAATGTGCGGACAAGTACACAATCCTGCGTGGTGTCAGCCATACTCTGGCGGCTCACCGCCTCGGGCAGGAGTACGTGAACACAGGCAGTCGACCACTAGCTTCGCTGGAATACCCGGGCTTCGGGGCGGTGGTGACTAAAGAACTTCCTGTTGCCAAGGAGCTACCTCCCTTCGTCGCGATTCCTCGCGGTAGCCAACGCGCCGGCTTCTTGGGCATTCAGTATGCTCCCCTGAACACCGGTAGTTCTCCCAAGGCGGGGCAGCCCTATCATGTGCGCGGGATTTCATTGGGGGAGGATTCCACACTCGAGGAAATCGAACGGCGAAGAGGCCTTCTGAAGGGATTGGATCAAACGTTCAGCGAACTGCAAGAGAGTGATCAATTGTTGGTAGGGCTGGACCGTTTCAATCAAAAGGCGTTCGATATGATCACAAGTCGCCAAGCGCGCGAGGCCTTTGATATTTCCAGAGAGTCCCCGGTTTTTGCCAAGCAGTTTGAGCCGGAGAATTTTTCGCAGAGTTGCTTATTGGCGATTCGCTTAATTGAGGCTGGCGTGCGTTTCGTCTCGCTTTCGTTGGGCGGGTGGGATACGCACACAGACAACTTTACCAAGCTCAAAACCCAATTGTTACCCAAACTGGATGCCGGGCTCTCCTCCCTGCTGACTGGATTGGAGCAGCGCGGCTTGCTGGAATCGACCTCGGTGATGACGACCGGTGAGTTTGGCAGGACCCCAAAAATCAATACCCGCTCCGCTGAAGGGGGCCGCGATCACTACCCGCGTTGCATGTTTATGCTCATGGCCGGAGGTGGAATGCTGGGGGGGCAAGTGATTGGTGAGAGTGATGCCACCGCGTCAGGGCCCGCACACGAGGCGATCAAGCCCGATGACGTCGCCGCTTCGTTCTATCACAGCCTGGGAATCGATCCTCGGCAGGAGTATCACACCGAAACGGGCCGCCCCATCACGTTGGTTCGTGACGGGCAGGTGATTTCCCAACTGTTTGGGTAG
- a CDS encoding P-II family nitrogen regulator, with translation MKKIEAIVRHFKLEDVKNGLTEQGIHGMTVCEVRGYGRQKGHTEIYRGTEYAVDFVPKVKIEVVCTDANLQIVIDTILQTAQTGQIGDGKIFVTDLSNAVRIRTGESGEEAI, from the coding sequence ATGAAGAAAATCGAGGCCATCGTACGGCACTTTAAACTCGAAGATGTCAAAAACGGGCTTACCGAACAAGGCATTCACGGCATGACGGTCTGTGAAGTCCGAGGTTATGGAAGGCAGAAGGGACACACAGAAATCTACCGTGGTACAGAATACGCAGTCGATTTCGTTCCTAAAGTCAAAATCGAAGTGGTCTGCACCGACGCAAATTTGCAGATTGTGATCGACACCATTTTGCAAACAGCTCAGACTGGTCAAATTGGCGATGGCAAGATTTTTGTGACAGACCTCAGCAATGCGGTTCGAATTCGGACAGGCGAAAGTGGCGAAGAGGCCATCTAA
- a CDS encoding ROK family protein has translation MTKEAEVNTQSTTSDPDSGAPEAAVKDRSARYWIGFDLGGTKMQCTLFDESLKQIGSRRRRTKTELGVEGGLDRIAATISKVLDDADVLPSQLAGIGIGCPGPVEWSKGVVRVAVNLGWKNVAVGKYLEGKFNCSVTVLNDVDAGVYGEYAAGAAKGARTTVGIFPGTGIGGGCVYDGQILRGKHLTCMEIGHTKINGSPRPGGTGMAGTLETEASRLAVAGELAKLAYRGEAPNLFKTAGTDLGAIRSKTIAESIAAGDKNVERVVEDACEMIGYAVANTVLMICPDVIVLGGGLVEAMPDRFVKAISKYAKKNVFECYRDEFEVRAAKLGDDAGTVGAAAWAQKVRQQSS, from the coding sequence GTGACGAAGGAAGCCGAAGTCAACACCCAATCCACCACCTCCGATCCCGATTCCGGCGCGCCAGAAGCCGCCGTCAAGGATCGGTCAGCCCGCTATTGGATTGGATTTGATCTGGGGGGCACCAAGATGCAATGCACCCTCTTCGACGAATCGCTCAAGCAAATCGGCTCCCGTCGCCGGCGGACCAAAACGGAACTGGGCGTCGAGGGAGGTCTCGATCGGATTGCCGCTACGATCTCAAAAGTTCTGGACGATGCCGATGTGCTTCCCTCGCAATTGGCCGGAATTGGAATTGGCTGCCCTGGTCCCGTAGAGTGGAGCAAGGGGGTCGTTCGCGTAGCCGTCAATCTTGGGTGGAAAAACGTAGCCGTCGGCAAATACTTGGAAGGCAAGTTCAATTGCTCAGTAACGGTTCTGAATGACGTCGATGCGGGCGTCTACGGTGAGTATGCTGCTGGGGCTGCCAAGGGAGCGCGGACCACCGTCGGAATTTTCCCCGGCACGGGTATCGGTGGCGGATGCGTTTATGACGGCCAAATCCTGCGTGGTAAACACCTCACTTGCATGGAAATTGGTCATACAAAAATCAATGGCTCGCCACGCCCCGGTGGAACCGGCATGGCTGGCACCCTGGAAACGGAAGCCAGTCGCCTAGCAGTAGCTGGCGAACTTGCCAAGCTCGCTTACCGAGGCGAAGCCCCCAACCTGTTTAAAACGGCCGGTACCGATCTTGGCGCAATCCGTAGTAAAACGATCGCGGAATCCATTGCTGCCGGAGACAAAAATGTCGAGCGTGTCGTGGAAGACGCCTGCGAGATGATCGGCTACGCCGTGGCCAACACCGTCCTCATGATCTGCCCCGATGTCATCGTTCTGGGTGGCGGTCTGGTCGAAGCCATGCCCGATCGATTCGTCAAAGCGATCTCCAAGTACGCGAAGAAAAACGTGTTCGAATGCTATCGCGATGAGTTCGAAGTCCGCGCTGCCAAACTTGGCGATGACGCCGGCACCGTCGGCGCCGCCGCCTGGGCCCAAAAGGTAAGACAACAATCCTCCTAA